The DNA segment CCAAGCACGCCGATGGTTTCATCTTTGGTTCACCGGTTCATTACGCTGCGGCCTCCGGGCAGCTTACGTCCTTGCTGGATAGAGCCTTTTATGCGGGAAAAAGCGTATTCCGGTATAAACCCGGGGCAGCCATTGTAAGCTGTCGCCGTGGCGGCGCAACCGCCGCTTTTGAGCAATTGAACAAGTATTTTACCATTTCCAATATGCCGGTGGTTTCCTCGCAATACTGGAACATGGTGCATGGCAATACGCCGGAGGAAGTTCAGCAGGACCTGGAGGGGATGCAAACCATGCGGCTTTTGGGTAAAAATATGGCCTGGCTTTTGCATTCCCTACAGGCAGGCAAGGCGGCAGGCATCGAACTGCCGGAGCAGGAACCCAGAGAAATAACAAATTTTATACGGTAAACCGTACTCGTAAGAACCGGGTAGCAGCGGCGGCATAGTTAGTCGTCCGGATGTTGCCCGGTTTTTAGCTTGTCATAAAGCCGGTGGTCCAAGCATATGCTTTGGTATCAGCAGGTGGAGGCGAGATAAGTTGTTTGAGTATTCTTTTGCGTTTGAGATAATTAAAGGGGTATGTGATTATATCCGGGAAAAAAAGTGTCAAAGGAAAATGGAACGGATGGAAAGCTACATGGCCGAGTCGAGAAATTGCATGATCGAGCTGCGCCGGTATATGGAAATGAATTCGCTGGAATTGGGCTATAGTTTGCTGTGTGACCTGCAAACACGGGAAAGGGAAAAATTGCGGGATCTGCGGCAAAAGCTAATTCATCTGGGCGAGCTTGAACTGGCAGAGGAAGTAAATTATCTGATTGAAGAGGACTGCCGGTTGCCGGAGAATTCGTTTGTTATTTTACGAAGCTATTTGGGCTATTAGGGAGCGCCCGG comes from the Propionispora vibrioides genome and includes:
- a CDS encoding flavodoxin family protein, producing the protein MKVLLVNGSPKAQGCTYTALSEIRKELEAANVETELIQVGVNPIRGCTACGGCSRNDAGKCVFPDGPVNELIEKAKHADGFIFGSPVHYAAASGQLTSLLDRAFYAGKSVFRYKPGAAIVSCRRGGATAAFEQLNKYFTISNMPVVSSQYWNMVHGNTPEEVQQDLEGMQTMRLLGKNMAWLLHSLQAGKAAGIELPEQEPREITNFIR